GGACTCGTGAGGGTGGATTGGCGATGGCAGTGATGAGCATAGGCTTGCCTGCTTCAGTAGGTATTTTTATGGGGATTGTGACAAGGATCAGAGAGATTGTCTGGATTATGATTGGTTTAGGTTGGATGAGTTTAGTTAAAAAGAAATAGCAATGGATAAGTTTATAATTAAGGGAGTCATTTTTGATTACGGTGGTACATTAGATACGAATGGTGGACATTGGGGAGCAGTGATATGGTCCGGTTACGAAAAATATCAAGTCCCGGTTAACCTGAATTCCTTTCAAGAAGCCTATGCCTACGCCGAACGTCAAATGGCGATTCAGCCGATTATCAAGCCAGATTTTAATTTCCTGGAAGTACTTGAAGCGAAATTGAAAGTACAGTTTGAGTATCTTATTGCCGCCGGCTATGATCTGGATATGCAATTAGCTGATAAAATCGCATTTGATGGTTATTCGCTTGCCAAAGATACTGTTGCTCAAGTAAAACCATTATTGGCTATTCTGGGCGATCAATATCCCATTGTGATGGTATCCAACTTCTATGGAAATCTAAAAGCTGTGTTGGCTGATTTCGGAATTTTATCATATTTTAAAGCAGTTGTCGAGTCAGCGGTAGTGGGGGTACGTAAGCCAGATCCTGCAATTTATGCACTTGGTGTCGAGACGATGGGTTTACCCGCTACAGAGATCTTAGTCGTGGGAGATTCCTATAGTAAGGACATGGCTCCAGCAAAGGCTGTCGGTTGTCAGACGCTATGGCTGAAAGGACAGACTTGGGGAGAAGATAAACTACAGGATACTTCTGCCGCGGATAAACAATTTAGTACCATCTTTGATCTCAAGGATTTTGTTTAATCAGGCTTTTTGACGAAATTCTTTAGGCGATATGCCTACATATCGCTTAAAGAATTTTCCAAAAAAAGACTGATCTGAAAAATGTAACTGTTTCGCGATTTCTCCGATCGAAAACCCCTGATGGAGCAAACATTTAGCCTCTTCCACCAAAACATTCTGAATCAATTCTATTGCTGGCTTTCCGGTGAGCTCTTTCGTGATCACTGAGAGGTGTTTGGGTGTAATACCTAATTCTGAAGCGTAAAACTGTACCATATGTTCCCGACGGAAAGATTGTTTTAATTGCAAGTAGAAATTGGCCAATATTTCTCTTTTCCGTGAAGGTACCACGGGAATATTTTTTATATTTTGGCTGGCTAAACGTGCGATTTCACAAAACAACACTTCCGTCAATGACTTGATAATCTGCGGCTTGAAAATATAGTCCCCACCTTGCTTGTCGTAATGAATAAACTGCTTGAATAGGTTGGACAGGTTTGCGGCATCTGGTGTCGAAAGTGAAAAAATGTGATTGTTATTCAATGCGAGCGACTTTTTTGTGAAGTCAAAAAAGTCTTTTTGAAGTTCCAATTTAAACGTAAAATCTATACTAAAGAAAATCAAATAGACTTCACAGTCCCAAGATTTGGTGACAGATGCTCCATTGACTTTCGACGAGGGATGAGTCAAGAGCAGGTGATGCTGTCCAACTTGTACCCGTTCGTCATTTATAATAAAAGAGGTTTCCCCCTTTTTTATTAGGCAGAGTGAATAAAGGCTCTTGTTCGCCAATATATGTTGTTGCTGTGGGCTGAAGACTGGTTTGGATTTGTTTCCCTTGATGTGAAAAGCGAAAAAATCTCTGTTGTCATCGAATTTATCAATGGGTGACATGCTTACTTTACAATAAAATCAAAATACGTTTTGCGATAGGGTTCATCCTTTAAGGTGTAGTGCCACCATTCCTTATCGTAGGCCTTAAACCCAAATTTAGCCATAGCCTCACGTAGTATCCTGCGGTTTTCCTTTTGTTTTGCAGTTAGTTTGGTATAGTTATGATGAGAGACGGCACCAAAGAAATCAAAAGGACCGCCCATATCTATTTCTTTATGATCTTTAAGACTGACCAATGTTAAATCGACGGTACTACCGCGACTATGTCCTGATTTGGTCGCAATGAAACCGAGTTTAAATAAGTTTTTCTTATCTAGCTCTGGATAGAACTCTCGCTTAGCGATTGTATCTTGGGTGGCCAGTGACCAGACTTTAAAATGATCAACAGCGCGTTGCGGACGATAGGCATCAAAAATTTTTAATGCCAAGCCCTGATTGTTTAGATGTTGTTCAACTTGCTGTAAGGCCAATGCGGCACGCTGTGTCAGGATTGCAACAGGTTTTTCGTAGCCAGGGATAGGTTTTCCTGTAAAATTATGGCTTCCAAAATAACGCATTTCGAGGGTAATTGTCGGAATGGATTCTTTTACGTAGACGAAGTTTGCTGGCATCTTTTGTTGAGCTTTCGTTTGGAAGGCAAAAAAAGCAAGACCAATGGATAGACAGAAGTTGAGTTTCATAGGATGAAGATACAACTTTGATGCTCAATTCTAGCATTGTGCCAAGAGCTGAAAGCGTATTGCAAATAATAACAAGAAGATGAATAAGACAAGCCTCAGGGAATGAATACCTGAGGCTTGTTATAAATTATACTTAATGATCTGTTATTTTTCTTTTTAAATAATTGTAGATCTCAATCTGCGAGCGGCAAGGCTCCTTTTTATTTTCGACGTAGTGATTGCTTAGGGAATTGTTGAGAATACGAGCTTTAACATTATCGGTTAGCTGAATGTAAAGCATTTCCTTTAAATCTTCCTTAATTTTTTTACTGGTGATTTTTACAGCAGCTTCAATGCGATGATCTAAATTTCGTGTCATCCAATCCGCCGAGGAAATATACATTAATTCTTTACCGGCGTTGTAGAAATACATGACTCGGGCATGTTCCAGATATTCGTCGACGATTGAAATCGCATTCATCGGGGCTTTAAATGTTTTCTGGTTTGTCGCGCAATAAATCCCACGGATAATAAGGTCTATTTTAACTCCGGCGGTTGCAGCATCATAGAGTTTTTTAATCATATCTTTATCACTCAGCGAGTTTACTTTGACAATGATAGATGCTTTTCGGCCAGCTTTAGCTTCTGCGATTTCCAGATCGATAAAATGTAGCAATTCCCTGCGCATATCAATTGGACAGATCAATAAGCTTTTACAGTTTTTGATCATCTCGGCGGGGTCTGATTTTGGTCTTCTGAGGTAATTGAAGACTTTATTAATATCCGCAATGACATCTCTATTGCTTGTCAACAGGCAGTAATCCCCGTATAATTTGGCCGTTTTTTCATTGATATTACCGGTGCTGACAAAGCCATATTGAATTGTTTTTGCGCCAGTCCGCTTTTTGATGACACATAATTTGGCATGTACCTTTTTATTGGGAATCCCCGTAAGGACTTTGATGCCTTCCAATTCAAGCTTTTCTTTCCAGTCCAGATTGTTCTCCTCATCAAATCGCGCCCGCAGTTCAAGCATGACCGTTACTTCCTTGCCATTTCGGGCAGCATTGATCAATGCATTGGCGACCTTGGAATTCGAAGCCAAACGGTAGGCTGTAATCTGTATCGTTTTTACATCCGGATCCATTGCTGCTTCACGTAGCAGGTCAATGATAGGCCGAAACTCATGATAGGGAAAGGAGAGCAGAACATCTTTCTTCAAAATTGTATCGGTGACCCGTTCATAATTTTGAAGATAGGGATGTGGAAATGAAGTTCTTTCCTGTGGTTGATGATAGGATTTAAACACATTCGGAAAGTCCATAAAATGCTTGAAATTATGGATCTTTTGTCCAGGTATGATACTGTCTTTTTTTGATAGGTTGAGTTTTTTGATCAGAAACTCAACGAGTTTTGGATCCATCTCCTGATCAAAGATAAAACGGGTTGGTTTACCTTTCCGTCTATTTTTGACTCCTTTGCTTATCTTCTCAACCAGCGTTGTATTGATGTCGTTATCGATATCGAATTCTGCATCTTTCGTTACCTTAAACACATGCGCATGGAATACATCGAAACCGAAATATGAAAATATCAAGGGAAGATTGAACTTAATGACATCTTCGAGAAGAATAATATGTTTTTCATCCTTTGGTGCCGGCAATTGGACGAAGCGTCCGTTCTGGCTGGTGGGAATTTCAATTAGGGCAAACTTAGTCTCATATTGCCATTCACTTTTTCCCATGGCGATACCTAAATAAAGACTCTTGTCACGGATATAGGGCATTGGTCGAACATCGTCTAGAATCAACGGAATAACATTCGATTCTACATCATCCTGATAATACTCGCTGACAAACTGCTGTTGCTCGGGACTAAGCTCTTCGCTCGTCTTGATAAAAACGTTTTGCTTGGCCATATCTTTTTGGATCCGGTTCCAGGTGTTATCAAATTTCTTTTGCTGTTTGATTACCCGAATATTGAGTTCTTCTAAAATCAGTTGCGGATCTTCATAAAAAGATTGATTGGCACTTTTGTCCTTGAGGTCGATGGCACGTTTGAGGCCTGCTACACGTACACGAAAAAATTCGTCCAGATTATTGGAAAATATACCTAAAAATTTGATCCTTAAGGGTAAAGGTACAGTCTCATCTGCAGCCTCTTGTAATACTCTACCATTAAAGCTCAACCAGCTAACATCTCTAGGAATAAATTTTTTCGCCATAGCTAAATATACATAAATTTAAGAAGCAAAACTATAGCTCTAGGTGCGATAAACGAACTTTTTCGTGTTAAAGAATTATTAAGTTATTTTTTCTTCATCTACTTCCAAAAAAATACCCCAAAAAGTGCGAGACCTTTTGGGGTAAACAACATCGTTAACTATATTGTTATTTCTTTTTTCCATATTTTTTTGAAATCTGGATCGCTTTATATTTAGTGCTATCAAAATGGGGGGCATCAATTGCTAATGTCGTAGGGTAGGGAGCTGTACGATCGAAAAAATATACAGTGGTTGTACTTCCATAATCGTTGACCGGTAGGAGCTCCAGACAGGCTGTATAATCAGCATTCAATAGGTCACCTACTGTGACGGCATAGATACGGATAATCCCGCCTTTATTCTGCTCATTCCTAACAAAAGCAACTTCCTTAAATCCACCAGGAAGATCTTCGATACTTTTCTGATTGAAAGTATCTTTTAAAATAAAACCCAACAACACTAAAACCGGGATGACCAAAAGCCATACCTTTTTATTCTTCTTCATTAAAATACGCTTAAATAGTAATGTTTATGTCCAATAATTTATAAAATTCTTTTAGGATAGCTTGATGTCCCGGCCAAGCAGGAGATGTAACGAGGTTTCCATCTACAACCGCCTGATCAGCTGGAATATTTTTCCAGATACCGCCTGCCAATTCAATATCCGGCCCTACGGCGACATACGCCGTTAATGTACGCCCAGTCAGAACCTTTGCTGCTGTCAATACTTGAATCCCGTGACATATTGCTGCAACAGGCTTATTCTTTTCAAAGAAATGCCTGGTAATTTCCAATACACGTTGGTTAAGACGGATATATTCCGCCGAACGACCACCTGCAATATAGAGCCCATCATATTCTTCTGGGTTGACCTGATCAAAATCCTTATTGATCGCAAAATTATGTCCCCGTAGTTCCTTATACGTTTGGTCACCTGTAAAATCATGTACCGCGGTAGGCACCACATCGCCCTTTTTTCGGTCAGGGGCAATGGCATCAACTGCTATTCCTATTGATCCCATGGCTTGAAATGGAACCATCGCTTCGTAGTCTTCTACAAAGTCTCCAACAAGTAATAATATTTTTTTTGCCATATCAAAAACCTCTTTTAGTAGGTTCTGAATTTACATATTAAAAGAGGTTTTTACAATGGTTATTTGTTAATCTTTTGTTAACCTTGAACCGTTAACTTTTCAGCAAGAGCACGTTTAGTCTTACGTACTTTAGCTTCAAGCTGGCTTCTCAAAGTAGGATTGGTAATACCTTTTCCTTCCTCAAAATTTTTATGAAATTCAGGTAGGGAGAATGAGTCCAGGATATCAGCACCATCCCAGGTAATTCTATTGACCGCTGCATTTAGTACAGTTGAGCCACCCATTGGACCCGGAGAAGTAGCTAATAAGAAAACAGGCTTCCCATTGAAGGTTTTGCGATTCGGAATCCGTGATACCCAGTCAACAATGTTTTTGTAAGCCGAAGTATAGGAGCCATTATGTTCCGCCAGTGAAATAAGCAAGAAATCCGCGGCATCCATCTTTGCTGCAAAATCATGCGCTAATTGTGGAATGCCTAATTCTACTTCCTTATCATAAGAATAAATAGGCATTTCAAAATGATTCAGGTCAAGAAGCTCTATGCTATCATCGACTTCTTTGTAATATTTAGAAGTACTTGTTACAAAGGTTTTATTGATAGAATTCTTATTACTTGTTCCTGCAAATGCTAATATTTTCATCTGTGTATCAGTTTTAATTTTTAAACTGGTCAAACTTACAACATAATCACAAAAAAAATGTCAGCAAAATGTCTGCTAGGGGCTTAATAGCCGATTTATTGACCTAGATCAATGAAATACGAAGCGTTCGTACATACCGAGTAGTCCGGTGAGGCCACCAGTGTGAACTACCAGTAGCTGATCTGCTGGTGTGAAATAATCTTTTTTAATGAGATCATCTACAGCATAAAGCAATTTTCCGGTATAGGTAGGCTCGATCATAATCCCTGTACTGTTGATAAAATGCTGTGTGAATGCAAGGAGTTCAGGTGTAGTTTTTGCATAGCCCCCGAAATGATAATCGAGATGTAAAATAGGTGCGGCAAGATAGGGGTAGAGTTGAGCGACTTCATCATTGATAAAGCTACCGTTCTTGAGTACGGGCACCCCGTGTATCTGGGTGAAAAGATCTTTTTTGTCAATTGCGCGGGCAATTCCGGCAAGCGTAGTTCCGGTACCACAGGCGGTAAAGATATGTTGGTAGTCCTGTTGGAGCTCATCGA
The window above is part of the Sphingobacterium sp. ML3W genome. Proteins encoded here:
- a CDS encoding HAD family hydrolase yields the protein MDKFIIKGVIFDYGGTLDTNGGHWGAVIWSGYEKYQVPVNLNSFQEAYAYAERQMAIQPIIKPDFNFLEVLEAKLKVQFEYLIAAGYDLDMQLADKIAFDGYSLAKDTVAQVKPLLAILGDQYPIVMVSNFYGNLKAVLADFGILSYFKAVVESAVVGVRKPDPAIYALGVETMGLPATEILVVGDSYSKDMAPAKAVGCQTLWLKGQTWGEDKLQDTSAADKQFSTIFDLKDFV
- a CDS encoding helix-turn-helix domain-containing protein — its product is MSPIDKFDDNRDFFAFHIKGNKSKPVFSPQQQHILANKSLYSLCLIKKGETSFIINDERVQVGQHHLLLTHPSSKVNGASVTKSWDCEVYLIFFSIDFTFKLELQKDFFDFTKKSLALNNNHIFSLSTPDAANLSNLFKQFIHYDKQGGDYIFKPQIIKSLTEVLFCEIARLASQNIKNIPVVPSRKREILANFYLQLKQSFRREHMVQFYASELGITPKHLSVITKELTGKPAIELIQNVLVEEAKCLLHQGFSIGEIAKQLHFSDQSFFGKFFKRYVGISPKEFRQKA
- a CDS encoding M15 family metallopeptidase, with the protein product MKLNFCLSIGLAFFAFQTKAQQKMPANFVYVKESIPTITLEMRYFGSHNFTGKPIPGYEKPVAILTQRAALALQQVEQHLNNQGLALKIFDAYRPQRAVDHFKVWSLATQDTIAKREFYPELDKKNLFKLGFIATKSGHSRGSTVDLTLVSLKDHKEIDMGGPFDFFGAVSHHNYTKLTAKQKENRRILREAMAKFGFKAYDKEWWHYTLKDEPYRKTYFDFIVK
- the ppk1 gene encoding polyphosphate kinase 1, whose amino-acid sequence is MAKKFIPRDVSWLSFNGRVLQEAADETVPLPLRIKFLGIFSNNLDEFFRVRVAGLKRAIDLKDKSANQSFYEDPQLILEELNIRVIKQQKKFDNTWNRIQKDMAKQNVFIKTSEELSPEQQQFVSEYYQDDVESNVIPLILDDVRPMPYIRDKSLYLGIAMGKSEWQYETKFALIEIPTSQNGRFVQLPAPKDEKHIILLEDVIKFNLPLIFSYFGFDVFHAHVFKVTKDAEFDIDNDINTTLVEKISKGVKNRRKGKPTRFIFDQEMDPKLVEFLIKKLNLSKKDSIIPGQKIHNFKHFMDFPNVFKSYHQPQERTSFPHPYLQNYERVTDTILKKDVLLSFPYHEFRPIIDLLREAAMDPDVKTIQITAYRLASNSKVANALINAARNGKEVTVMLELRARFDEENNLDWKEKLELEGIKVLTGIPNKKVHAKLCVIKKRTGAKTIQYGFVSTGNINEKTAKLYGDYCLLTSNRDVIADINKVFNYLRRPKSDPAEMIKNCKSLLICPIDMRRELLHFIDLEIAEAKAGRKASIIVKVNSLSDKDMIKKLYDAATAGVKIDLIIRGIYCATNQKTFKAPMNAISIVDEYLEHARVMYFYNAGKELMYISSADWMTRNLDHRIEAAVKITSKKIKEDLKEMLYIQLTDNVKARILNNSLSNHYVENKKEPCRSQIEIYNYLKRKITDH
- a CDS encoding DJ-1/PfpI family protein; this encodes MAKKILLLVGDFVEDYEAMVPFQAMGSIGIAVDAIAPDRKKGDVVPTAVHDFTGDQTYKELRGHNFAINKDFDQVNPEEYDGLYIAGGRSAEYIRLNQRVLEITRHFFEKNKPVAAICHGIQVLTAAKVLTGRTLTAYVAVGPDIELAGGIWKNIPADQAVVDGNLVTSPAWPGHQAILKEFYKLLDINITI
- a CDS encoding NAD(P)H-dependent oxidoreductase, giving the protein MKILAFAGTSNKNSINKTFVTSTSKYYKEVDDSIELLDLNHFEMPIYSYDKEVELGIPQLAHDFAAKMDAADFLLISLAEHNGSYTSAYKNIVDWVSRIPNRKTFNGKPVFLLATSPGPMGGSTVLNAAVNRITWDGADILDSFSLPEFHKNFEEGKGITNPTLRSQLEAKVRKTKRALAEKLTVQG